The genomic segment GTATGGCCGACTTTGAAATTGAGATTTTTGACTAGTCCCAATTTTTTTAAAAACATCATCCACACTTCGTCACCGCGGATAGTAGCATCAGGCCAAGCAAGAATTAGGGCAAAATCCTGGTATTGGGATGATGTTTTCATCGTTATTTTTTAATATTCCAACGGAATGATGGGTTCTTTCTTGCTGGTAGACATAATCATCATTGTTTGGAAGGTTTTCACGAAGGGGATCTTTGCGATTTTTTCCATAATAACGCCTTCATACGCTTTTATATCTTTTACGTACACTTTGAGGATGAAGTCGCAGTTGCCGGTGACATGGTGGCATTCTGTGACCTCGGGAATCATTTTCACAGCAGCTACAAATTCTGGAATTGCATTATGAGTGTGGAAGTCCAATGATATTTGTATAAAGGATTTGATGCCTAGCCCTAATTTTTCTTCGTCCACAAAAGCATGATAGCTCTTGATGAAACCGGAGTTTTCAAGTTTTCTTACACGCTCTAAAGTTGGAGCGGGAGAAAGCCCTATGCTCGATGCTAACTGTAAGTTAGTAATACGGCCATTCTCTTGTAATAATTTGAGAATTTTTAAATCAGTTTTGTCTGGTGCAAACGGCATATCTTAAGTCTTAATAATCAATAGTATTTGTAAATATACAAAATTATATTTGGAAATTTAAAAATATACAAAATTATTGATGATTAATTATTTTTAATTATAGTGTTTAGGTAAAGGTATAGATATAATTTATCTAAAATCATTTATCTGTCATAATTGTTCGAAATGTGCGCATTTTGATTAAATAGAGTGATAAATGTCATTTTTTTATTAAAAATCATGTTGTAGAGCGCTTTAAAATACTGTTTATTGGCTTTGAAATTGTAACTTTGCAGTTCGATAGTTGCGGAGGTCAAACCTCCCAAATTAGTTAAACCGTGAGAGCGCAATATGAGTACTAAAGACGACGATTTATTAAAAGAGCTGGAGCTCGAAGAATATAAATACGGGTTCACGACGGATATCGAAATGGAAATTGCAGCCAAAGGCCTTACAGAGGATACGGTTCGTTTTATTTCGGCAAAAAAGAATGAGCCTGAGTGGTTATTGGAGTGGAGGCTGAAAGCTTTTCGCCATTTTCTGACGTTGAAAATGCCTACATGGCAGAATTTTGAGGCGCCCGAAATTGATTTTCAGGATATATCTTACTATGCGGCGCCTAAAGCCAAGCCACAGCTCAATTCGATGGAGGAAGTCGATCCCGAACTGGTTGCCACTTTTGAAAAATTAGGCATCCCATTGGATGAGCAAAAAATACTGGCTGGCGTAGTTGCTGTCGATGCCGTTTTTGATTCCGTATCGGTCAAGACAACTTTTCGTGAAAAGCTAAAAGAGCAGGGCGTTATTTTCTGTTCATTTGGAGAAGCTGTGCAGGAGTATCCTGACCTCGTGAAGAAGTATTTGGGGACGGTAGTCCCGCAAACGGACAATATTTATGCAGCCCTAAACTCAGCGGTGTTTTCGGACGGTTCGTTCGTGTATGTGCCAAAAGGCGTTAAGTGTCCAATGGAATTGTCTACTTATTTCCGTATTAATGCGCAGAATACAGGACAGTTTGAGCGCACACTGATCGTCGCGGACGAAGGGGCTTACGTCTCTTATTTGGAGGGTTGTACGGCGCCTATGCGTGATGAAAACCAATTGCATGCGGCAGTGGTAGAGCTAATTGCGGAAAGAGATGCTGAAATTAAATATTCGACCGTTCAAAACTGGTATCCCGGTGACAAGGACGGTAAAGGTGGTATCTATAACTTTGTGACAAAACGTGGTATCTGTAAAGGGGACAATAGTAAGATTTCATGGACCCAGGTAGAGACAGGGTCAGCCATCACATGGAAATATCCCGGCGTAATCTTAAAAGGTGATCATTCTATCGGTGAGTTTTACTCGGTGGCCATGACTCGCAACTACCAGGTTGCGGATACGGGAACTAAAATGGTTCATCTCGGTAAGAACACAAAATCCAAAATTGTTTCTAAAGGAATTTCTGCTGGAAAGAGTCATAATAGCTACAGAGGACTGGTCAAAATTGGTCCGAATGCGGATAACTCCAGGAACTTTACGCAATGTGATTCTTTGTTGATCGGCGATAAATGTGGTGCACATACTTTTCCATATATTGAAAACCGAAATAAGACAGCTAAATTGGAACATGAGGCAACCACATCAAAAATCGGAGAAGATCAGGTGTTCTATTTAAATCAGCGTGGCATTGATTCTGAAAAAGCTGTCGGGCTGATTGTCAATGGATATGCCAAGGAGGTGTTAAATCAATTGCCAATGGAATTTGCCGTAGAAGCACAGAAATTGTTGGCTATTTCTTTAGAAGGTTCAGTAGGATAGAAAAAATAATTGAGCAAGCTGCCATAGTATCGGTCTGTCGCTCAATACTCAATACGAATAAAATGTTAAGCATTAAAAATTTACATGCGTCTGTAGAAGACAAACAAATATTAAAAGGGTTAAACTTAGAAGTTAAAGCTGGAGAAGTTCACGCAATTATGGGCCCTAACGGTGCAGGAAAAAGTACTTTAGGTAATGTGTTGGCGGGACGTGAATCGTATGAGGTCAGTGCGGGGTCAGCGCTATTGGATGGCGTAGACTTGCTAGAGCTTTCTCCGGAAGATCGTGCGCGGGAAGGCTTATTTCTGGCTTTCCAGTATCCTGTCGAAATTCCGGGGGTATCGAACATCAATTTCTTGAAAACGGCAGTCAATGATATTCGTGAGTACAAAGGCCTGCCGCCGATGGAAGCGAAAGAATTTTTGCAGTTGGTGAAAGAGAAGCAAAAGCTGGTCGAATTTTCGGCTAACCTGGCCAATCGTTCTTTGAATGAAGGATTTTCAGGAGGTGAGAAAAAACGTAACGAAATTTTTCAGCTGGCTATGCTGAATCCGAAGCTATCTATTTTGGATGAAACGGATTCCGGTTTGGATATTGATGCTCTTCGTATTGTAGCCAACGGTGTGAATCAATTGCGTTCTAAAGATAATGCCTTTATCGTTATCACACACTATCAGCGCCTATTGGATTATATTGTGCCCGATTTTGTACACGTCCTATATAACGGCCGCATCGTGAAATCAGGCCCTAAAGAACTGGCCTTGGAACTCGAAGAAAAGGGATACGATTGGTTAAAAGAATATGATACACAAAACGCCTAACCTTTTAATTGATAAAGGATTGAAAGAAAGTTTGGCGATTTGATTAAATAATAACATGAGTACATTAGTTTCAGAATCATTACTTCAACAAGTGTTGGGAGCGTTCAGAGATCAGGAGCTGGCGACGGAGCCTGCTTTTTTCGTGGAGACGCGCCAGCGGGCTTTCGAACGCTTCGAAGCAGCAGGTTTTCCCACCGTTAAGAATGAAGAATGGAAATATACAAATATCCACAGTATCATTAATAAGCCCTATGCGCTTGACGTCGATGTGGATATCGAGGGCTTGGATTTTAGTGCAGGAGAGATTCCGGGTTTGGATGCCTATCGCATCATTCTTGTAAATGGTCAATATGTATTGGCGGTAAGTGAGTTGGAAAAAGTAAAAGGGCTCACTGTTATTCCGATGGATGCTGCTGTTGACGAACCAGCTTTCCGAACACATTTTGCACAATATGCTGATAAATCTGACAACATCATGGTGGCGCTTAATACAGCGGCATTTACCAATGGTGTATTTATTCACTTGAAGAAGGGCGTTGTATTGGATAAGCCAATCCAGATTATCCATGTGGCGATGGGACAGGAAGATTTCTTTGCGCAGACACGTAATCTGGTGGTTGTAGAACCGAATGCCGAATTTGAGTTGATTGAAAGCTTTATTACCGCAGACGGTGCAGCCAATAATGTACACAATAAGGTATCGGAAATTGTTGTACAGGAAAATGCGAAAGTACAGCATTACTATTTACAGGTAGCTGATTCCGTGAGCCGTTATTTTAACCATACAGAGGTCTATCAAGAGAAATATAGTTTATACAACAATTATAACTGTAACTTCCCCGGAGCAGCATTTATCCGCAATAATATCAATGTGCGGCTGGATGCGGAAAATGTAGAAAGTCACTTGTATGGAATCAATTTGACTGCTGGAGATCAACTGGTTGACAATCATACCATTGTAGATCACCTGAAGCCTCATTGTGAATCTTATGAGTGGTATAAGAATATCACACAGGACAACTCCACGGCCGTGTTCAACGGGAAAATTTTTGTCCGCGAAGATGCACAGAAAACAAATGCGTTCCAACAGAACAATAACATGTTGCTGTCGGATCATTCCGCTGTATACACCAAGCCGCAGCTCGAAATTTTTGCAGATGATGTAAAATGCTCGCACGGCTGTACTATCGGGCAATTTGACAATGAAGCATTATTTTATCTGCGTGCAAGAGGCATCGGCGAGGAGTCGGCGCGCGTTCTTTTGGTACATGCGTTTGCTTTTGACGTGACTACGCGTTTCTCAAACGATGTTGTCCGGAAATATGTGGAAGAACTGGTAGAAGAGAGCTTAAAAACGAATTAATCGATACAGTTTCACAGTATTCATATAGGCGTTTATCCATCGGGTAAACGCTTTTTTTTTTGCTTGCCTTCATGACCAAACCAATAGGAGCGCCGGTGTATTAGGTGCTACTCTTGCGTTTTTAGTCTTTTTGGCGTATTTTTGTAATGCTATGTACACATCTTTATATACAACTTACGCTTATAAACCTTGGGTTTTATAGCCTAACAATATTCAGAGATCCTGAATTTATCCACGGATCTATCCGCGTTTTATGTCAAATGTATAGGCCGTTCCCGGTCCTATGCTTGTTGTATTTTTGATTTATGTTTTATGGAAAAGAATAATTGGTTTCGAACCTACAGTTATATTTGGGTTGGACAATTCATTTCGCTACTGTCTAGCTCAGCGGTCAATTTTTCGATCATGATATGGCTCAGCCTGACCCACAAGTCGGCGGAGGTACTCGCTTTCGCGGCGATAGCCGGATTATTGCCTCAAGCAGTTATAGGTCCCTTTGCGGGTGTTTTTATCGATCGTTGGGATAGGAAGAAAGTCATGATCTTTGCGGATGGTTTTATAGCGCTGTGTACATTGGCGATGACATTTGTGCTGAAAGATACGCATACAGATATGTTTTTAATTTACCTTCTGATGGCCTGTCGTTCAATTGGTTCAGCATTTCACTCTCCGGCGATGCAGGCGATTGCACCGCTGTTGGTGCCGGAGGACAAACTGCTACGTGTATCGGGTATTAATCAGATGCTTCAGTCGGTGAGTAACATTGCCGGACCCGCATTGGGCACATTGGCGATTACTTATTTTCCGGTAGCGCAAGTGCTCTATCTGGATGTTATAGGCGCCGTATTTGCGATCACATCGTTGCTTTTTGTCTTTATCCCGCATTTACCGCAGTCGGAGTACAAATCCACTGTCAGAGCGGTATTAAAAGATCTTCAGCAGGGTTTGTTGGCTATTTATGGCAATAAAGGCTTAAAAATGCTTTTTTTATACGCAATGGTTGCCACATTTTGCATTATGCCAGTAGCGATCATGTTTCCATTGTTGACTATCGGGCATTATGGTGGTGGTAAATGGGAGATGAGCGCCATTGAAATTGTCTGGGGGGTAGGCATGCTGGTTGGCGGAAGTGCTCTAGGACTTGCCAAGATATCTTTCTCAAAGGTGGTACTTGTCAATAGTATGCATATATTGTTGGGACTGACTTTTGCGTTGTCAGGATGGTTCCCATCAGGCTGGTTTATTCCATTTGTCATCATGACAGCTCTGGGCGGTGTTTCTATGTCCGTATTTTCAGCGTCTTTTATGACGATCATCCAGGAACAGGTCGTTCCGGAAATGTTGGGACGTGTTTTTTCCCTTTATTTTAGTATTGCGATTTTGCCAAGTATGATCGGACTCCTTTTTACAGGATATATCGCTGACGCCATTGGAGTAGCTACCGCATTTGTTATTGCCGGTCTGACAGTGGTGCTTGTGGGATTACTGTCTTTTTTCAATCGTCCGATTATGGATTTGGGAGCAGAAAGGGAGCGTCGCTAAACGTGAATATAAAAAAAGCTTCCAGATGATGGAAGCTTTTTTTATTGGAGCGAAAGACGAGATTCGAACTCGCGACCCCAACCTTGGCAAGGTTGTGCTCTACCAACTGAGCTACTTTCGCGTTGATGCTACAAAAGTAAAGCATTTGATCTTATTCTGCAAGAGAAAAATCAAAAAAATATCAATTTAAATCAATTGCATCGACACAGTTAATTCCATCAATAGCGGCTGAAATAATACCGCCAGCATAGCCTGCTCCCTCTCCACAGGGGTAAAGTCCTTTTACCTGAGGATGTTGCAGATTTTCCTTATTTCTCGGAATCCTTATTGGCGAGGAAGTTCGCGATTCTACACCCACCAAAATGGCTTCGTTGGTATAATAACCTTTCATTTTTTTTCCGAAAATCGGCAAGGCACCACGGAGTGCTTGATGAACAAAGTCGGGTAGTATATCGCTGAGATCCGTAGACAAGGTTCCTGGCTTATATGAGTTTGCGGGTAGGTCCATTGATATACGCCCTTCCACAAAGTCAACCATACGCTGCGCTGGGGCTACAAGCTTGCCCCCGCCCGCCGTATAGGCTTTGTGTTCGATTTGTCTCTGAAAATCAAGCAGTGCAAAAGGGTCTTTCGCTGCGTTTGGCACGTCTTCGAGATTGATCTGGATGACTGTGCCCGAATTGGCGTGTGGATTATTCCGTTTCGAAGGCGACCATCCATTCACGACGATCTCATTCTGGTCGGTCGCACAGGGAGCGATAACTCCACCGGGACACATACAGAATGAAAATACGCCGCGATCATTCACCTGTTCGACCAGGCTGTAATAAGCTGGGGGCAAATGTTCACTTCTCACCTGACAATGGTACTGCGCTTGATCGATAATTGACTGCGGATGTTCGATGCGTACGCCCAACGCAAATGGTTTTGCTTCGATCAGCCAATTATTCCTTCGGAATAACTCAAAAATATCCCTGGCAGAGTGGCCTGTAGCCACGATGACATGATCTGCTTTGATTTGTTCTCCGCTGGCGAGTTTTACACCGCGCACCTGGCCAAAGGACTCCAGAATATCGTCGACACGCTGGTCAAAATAAAATTCACCTCCAAACTCTAGAACACTTTCGCGCATGGCTTCGATAATATGCGGCAATTTGTTGGTGCCAATATGCGGGCGGGCGTTTACCAGAATATCGGTTGCAGCACCGTGGGAAACAAATAGTTTAAGTACCTTGTCGACGTCTCCCCGTTTATTCGAGCGCGTATACAGTTTACCGTCTGAATACGTGCCGGCTCCCCCCTCACCAAAGCAATAGTTGGATTCGGGATTGACAATTCCCTCCCGGTTCAGTTTTGCCAGATCACGTCTTCGCTCCTGCACCTTTTTGCCTCTTTCGATAACGATCGGTTTAAGCCCGCGCTCGATGCAGCGTAAAGCAGCGAATAAGCCGGCCGGCCCTGCACCGACAATGATTACAGGTTTGCCCGTGCGGACGGATTTAAAGTGATTTTCGTAGACTTCAGGTAGCGGAAATTCGTCGATATAATAAATAACGCGTGCTCGGTATACCACCTGTCTGCTGCGTGCGTCAATAGAACGTTTACGGATCTTATAGGCTTTTATTTGCTGAGGTTTTAGCCGCAGAGCTTTTATGCCCAGTTGAAGGATATATTGCTCGTCTTCGATTCTTTCGGGGGGTATTGCGATCTCAATTTCTTTTTGCATATCATAGGGGCTGGGTTTTTATCCCAAAACCGGGACAAAGTTAAGGAATATTGCGTATTTGCAGATTTGAAATAAAAATATTCTTATCTTAGTAAGAGCTTGGTATATGCTTTGATAGTGTAACCGTATAATTTGAATAGTATTTAATTCTTTAAACAATGAAAATGAATAGATTTTTGGTAGCCTTATTTGGTTTTTTTGCGTTAGTATCATTAAACTCCTGCGGCTACAATACAATGGTGTCCCAGGACGAAAATGTCAAAGCCAAATGGGCGCAGGTTGAGAATGCTTATCAACGTCGTGCTGATTTGGTCCCGAACTTGGTTAACACTGTAAAAGGTGCCGCCAAACATGAAGAAAGCACACTGACAGCTGTTGTTGAAGCAAGAGCTAAAGCCACTTCGGTGACAATTAATGCAGATGACCTGTCGGAGGAGAATATCGCTAAATTTCAGAAAGTGCAGGACGAGTTCAGCGGATCCCTGAGCCGTCTTTTAGCTTCAGTGGAAGCCTACCCCGATTTAAAAGCGAATCAAAATTTTCTGGAACTACAAGCTCAGTTAGAGGGTACGGAAAACCGTATTTCTACAGAACGTAGAGCATATAACGAAGCTGTACAACAATATAATACCACTGTACGTAGTTTTCCAAATAATCTAATGGCCGGTATGTTCGGGTTTAAGGCCAAAGGAACATTTACTGCAGCACCGGGTTCAGACAAAGCACCGACTGTATCATTCTAGAATAGCATTTTGTTGGTAATGGATGGATTGTGGATGATGCGGCTTGCGTGGGAGCCCATCATCCATTTTTTATATTAACAGTTTTAGCTGTGCTGTTTTCCTCTGACTATCTGAGCTAGGAAAACAGATAATAATCAGGAAATATTATGGCTTTACATACGGAAGAACAAGAAAGAGTGGTTCATGCTATCAACGTGGCGGAAAATGAGACTTCAGGTGAGATTCGAGTCGTTATTGAAAATCATTGCCCTGACGAAGTACAGGATAGAGCGACTTATTATTTTTCAAAATTGGGGATGCACAAAACTGTTTTGAAAAACGGGGTGCTCATTTATATTGCATTGGAAGATCACAAGTTTGCTATCATTGGAGATAAAGGCATCAATGAGCGGGTTGAAGATGATTTTTGGAACTGTACGAAAGATATTATGGTGGAAGAGTTCAGACAGGGCAGGATCGTTGAAGGTTTGGTCGCGGGGATTGGACATGCTGGACGGCAATTGGCCAATTTTTTTCCACGCGAGCATGATGATGTCAATGAGCTTCCGAACGATATCGTATTTGGTGACCGTTAGGTCGTTGCCAGAGCATATCGTGAAAAAGTACGTTTGGTGCGGAGTGCTAGGTCGGATGTGCCTAAAGGGCTGTTAGCCATAATTAATAGAAGATAGAAAGCAATAAATAAGAATAGTTGATGAAATTAACATCGAAAATACGTTCTCAGGTCCGGATTTCACTTTTGGTGGTGCTGGCGTACTGTGCGTCCTTAGTTGTGGCAATGGCACAGGACTTTCCTGAGACACCACATAGACTTGTCAATGACTATACAAACACATTAACTGCCGACCAGAAGCAGATGCTGGAACAAAAACTTCTTGCTTTTGAAGACTCAACATCAACGCAGATTGCTGTTGTTTTGATGAACTCCACGGGTGGCTATGATATCTCGGATTATGCGGTACGTCTCGCAAAAAAATGGGGGGTGGGCAACAAAAAGTACAATAACGGCATCTTGTTATTGGCGGCACTAGGTGATCGTGCGGTCACCATTCAGACCGGATACGGGATTGAAGGAGCTGTTCCAGATGCCATTGCTTACCGTATCATAGAGAATGATATTAAGCCTGCCTTTCGTCAAAGGGACTATTACGGTGGCGTCGACAAAGCGACGAATTCGCTGATATCCTATGCGAAAGGAGAATATCAGGCAGATCCGAAACAACCAAGTGGTGGTGGTTCTGGCTCGATTATATTTGTGATTATTGTTGTCATCTTCCTTGTTGTCATGTTTTCAAATCGAGGTGGGGGTGGAAAAGGAGGCGGACGCGTGATGAACGGTCGCGGTTCGTCCGACATTTTCTGGTGGACCCTGCTCAACGGTCTAGGTGGCGGTGGTCGTGGCGGCAGCGGCGGATTTGGCGGCGGCGGCGGTGGTGGATTTGGCGGATTTGGTGGCGGTGATTTCGGTGGTGGCGGTGCGTCGGGCCGTTGGTAACAACTTTGCTAAATAATGTTAAATAGGACAGCAGTGCAGGGGAAATGTTTTACATTTACGATAAGTATATAATTATGAAAAAGGGAATATTAATGGGTTTAAGCTTTTTACCAGCCTTGTTAATGGCGCAAGAAAGCTATACAGTGACAGGAAAGGTCAATGCACCTTCTGACAAAGCAAAAGTATTTCTACAATATGCTTCCAATGGAACGCGTCAGCTTGATTCCGCAGCTGTTGTAAAAGGCGAATTTAAATTCAATGGTGAAGTAGCTTCGCCTACAAAAGGTATTATGATTTACTCAGCCGATGGATTGTCCTTTGCCGAGCTGAGAGGGGCACAGAAGCAACCGGAGACGGCGCAGCTGTATTTGTCCAAAGGTGTTATCAAAGTAGATGCTACAAAGGGATTTAAGGACGCAATCATTAGCGGAACAGCAATTAATGACGATTTTACCCAGTACAAGGCGTTTATCAAACCTTACGCTGACGGATTTGAAGCATTAAATCAACAATACTATGCAGCGAGCGACGAGCAGAAAAACGACCCCAAATTCATAGAGGGCTTGCAGAAGCAAGCTGGGGAGATTTCCGAAAAAATGGAGAAGGCTGATGCGGAGTTTATCGGCAAAAATCCCAAAAGCTGGTATACTTTAGACCTATTGGCTGATAACCTCAGCGGTGAAAACGTGAACGAATATGTCGCATCTTTTGAAAAGCTGTCTCCTGAGCTGAAAAACTCCGAAAAAGGGAAAGAGCTGGCAGAACGTATTCAAAAATTGAAAGCTGTTGCCATTGGCTCAGTCGCTCCTGATTTCACGCTTCCGGACACAACAGGAAAAAATATCTCCCTATCGTCATTGCGAGGAAAGTATGTATTGTTGGATTTCTGGGCGAGCTGGTGTCGACCTTGCCGTCATGAGAACCCAAATGTGGTTGCTGCTTTCAATAAGTTTAAAGATAAAGGATTTACAGTTTTCGGAGTTTCTCTGGACAATCCGGGTAAAAAAGATGCTTGGTTGAAAGCTATTCATGATGATAATCTACAGCAATGGCCACATGTATCTGACCTGCAGGGATGGAAATCAGCTCCGGTTAAACTATATGAAGTGCGTGGAATTCCTCAAAACTTCCTGATCGATCCTTCTGGCAAGATTGTGGCTTCTAACCTTCGGGGCGAAGCTTTGGAAGCTAAGTTAGCTGAACTTTTGAAGTAGTCTGCAGGATACTGGAAGCAGATCCCATAAAAAAAGCGGTAAAACTTAGTTATTTTACCGCTTTTTTTATAGATAATAAAGAGCTATAAGGAAAGAATCTCAATAATCCGAACGAGATCTTCATTCATTTTCACATTGTGCTTTATTGCATTTTTAAATGGAGTAAACCTAACTTCACCACAGATCAGCCCCGCCATTTCGCCCCTACGGCCGGCGAGTAAGGCCTCCACAGCAGCGACCCCTAGTCTACTGGCGAGAACGCGGTCCATACATGTCGGGCTGCCGCCACGTTGTATATGGCCGAGGATGGAGAGTCTGACATCATAATGTGGAAAGTTTTCCTTGATTTTTTCAGAAACGACCATTCCCCCCTCTTTGTCGCCTTCGGCAACAATAATAATGCGTGAAGATTTATTTTTACGACTTTTATCCAGCCGTTTCATGATGGCATCATAATCAACCTCAAATTCAGGAACCAACACAGCTTCAGCGCCAGTACTGATACCCGAACGGATGGCGATTAATCCAGAGTCACGCCCCATCACTTCGATGACGAAAAGGCGATCATGGGATTCGGCAGTATCGCGAATTTTATCCACTGCCTGAATAACTGTGTTAATTGCTGTATCGTAACCAATGGTAAAGTCAGTTCCGGCCAAATCATTGTCAATTGTTCCCGGAAGACCAATAATAGGAATGTCGAATTCTTCGATAAATTTGGAGGCACCTGTGAATGTCCCATCGCCACCGATGACGACCATCGCATCAATTCCGTGGCTACGCAAATTTTCGTACGCTTGCTGACGTCCTTCAACAGTTTTGAAAGCTTCACTTCGAGCTGTTTTGAGTATGGTGCCACCACGCTGTATGATGTTGGCTACGGATTTAGCGTCCATCGGAATGATTTCGCCATTCACTAGACCATCGTATCCCCTCCGTATCCCAAATACTTCAAGATTATTATAGATACCCGCTCTCACAACGGCGCGGATACCAGCATTCATTCCTGGAGCATCCCCTCCAGATGTCAAAACGGCAATTTTTTTAATGTTACTCATACGTAATCAAACTTAGCTAAATTTGTGCGTATATACAATTATATTTATGTTATAAAATCTACTTCCAAAGATGAAAGAAGCTAAACAAACGCTTTTTATAATGCAATTCATCAAAGCGGTAACCAGATTAAGTACAAACTTTGCAATGAGCCGGACGTTTGAAATAGCGGTATTTTCTATTTGCCCCCGTTATCTTTGTGCTTTAAAGGCATCGATGCCGCTCTGCAAAAAAGCTTTATATTCTGCGATGTTGTAATTTGCACCTGTCTGCGGCACCAGCACTTTTCCTGAAGCGTCCACGATCACGTACAGAGGTTGCGAATTACTATTAAATGCCGACGCCTGAAAGTCGCTGTTCTTCTTTCCTATGGTTGTGATCTTTTTGCCGCTATATTTTGAAATAAACTGTTCATTTGCCGGTAACTCTGTTTTGTCATCAACAAACAGTTCGGCCATTATGAATTCTTCTTTCAGTAATTTTGCTACTCCCGGATCAGTCCAGACATTTGCTTCCATCTTCCGGCAGTTAACGCAGTTCCAGCCTGTGAAGTCAATCAGCACAGGCTTATTCTGTTCTTTAGCTGTTTCTAAAGCTTGATCGTAATCGTAGTACGGATCAAATCCTTTTGGTGTGCCACGATCATGGAAGATTTCAGCGTACTTTTTCACTTTGCCATCGCTGTGGGCGGGAGAGGCTGCTACTCCGGCTGAAAGGTCAAAATCCTGTGTTGCCGCCGGCGGAAGAAATGCGGAGATGGACTTAAGGGGTGCTCCCCAAAGGCCCGGAACCATATAGATAACAAAAGAAAAGACAACAATCGCCAATAGAGTTCGTGGAACGGATAAAAATTTAAGCTCGCTATCATGCGAAAATTTGATCTTTCCGATCAGATATAGCCCCATCAGCCCAAATATGGCAATCCACAAGGATAAAAATACTTCACGGTCGAGCCAGTTCCAATGATAAGCTAAGTCCACATTGGACAGAAATTTTAATGCCAGGGCTAGTTCCAAAAATCCCAGTACAACTTTTACGGAGTTGAGCCATCCGCCGGACTTCGGCAAGGACTTTAACATCGAAGGGAACATGGCAAACAGACCAAAAGGGATCGCCAGTGCGATGGAGAAGCCCAGCATACCGATGGCAGGACCTAGGCGTTCTCCTTTCGAAGCAGCTTCCACCAGTAGGGTGCCAATAATTGGGCCTGTACAAGAAAAGGAGACCAGCGAAAGGCTGAAAGCCATAAAGAAAAGTCCCACGAGTCCGCCTTTATCCGACTTTGCATCCATTTTATTGACAA from the Sphingobacterium thalpophilum genome contains:
- a CDS encoding Lrp/AsnC family transcriptional regulator; amino-acid sequence: MPFAPDKTDLKILKLLQENGRITNLQLASSIGLSPAPTLERVRKLENSGFIKSYHAFVDEEKLGLGIKSFIQISLDFHTHNAIPEFVAAVKMIPEVTECHHVTGNCDFILKVYVKDIKAYEGVIMEKIAKIPFVKTFQTMMIMSTSKKEPIIPLEY
- the sufB gene encoding Fe-S cluster assembly protein SufB, with translation MSTKDDDLLKELELEEYKYGFTTDIEMEIAAKGLTEDTVRFISAKKNEPEWLLEWRLKAFRHFLTLKMPTWQNFEAPEIDFQDISYYAAPKAKPQLNSMEEVDPELVATFEKLGIPLDEQKILAGVVAVDAVFDSVSVKTTFREKLKEQGVIFCSFGEAVQEYPDLVKKYLGTVVPQTDNIYAALNSAVFSDGSFVYVPKGVKCPMELSTYFRINAQNTGQFERTLIVADEGAYVSYLEGCTAPMRDENQLHAAVVELIAERDAEIKYSTVQNWYPGDKDGKGGIYNFVTKRGICKGDNSKISWTQVETGSAITWKYPGVILKGDHSIGEFYSVAMTRNYQVADTGTKMVHLGKNTKSKIVSKGISAGKSHNSYRGLVKIGPNADNSRNFTQCDSLLIGDKCGAHTFPYIENRNKTAKLEHEATTSKIGEDQVFYLNQRGIDSEKAVGLIVNGYAKEVLNQLPMEFAVEAQKLLAISLEGSVG
- a CDS encoding MFS transporter: MEKNNWFRTYSYIWVGQFISLLSSSAVNFSIMIWLSLTHKSAEVLAFAAIAGLLPQAVIGPFAGVFIDRWDRKKVMIFADGFIALCTLAMTFVLKDTHTDMFLIYLLMACRSIGSAFHSPAMQAIAPLLVPEDKLLRVSGINQMLQSVSNIAGPALGTLAITYFPVAQVLYLDVIGAVFAITSLLFVFIPHLPQSEYKSTVRAVLKDLQQGLLAIYGNKGLKMLFLYAMVATFCIMPVAIMFPLLTIGHYGGGKWEMSAIEIVWGVGMLVGGSALGLAKISFSKVVLVNSMHILLGLTFALSGWFPSGWFIPFVIMTALGGVSMSVFSASFMTIIQEQVVPEMLGRVFSLYFSIAILPSMIGLLFTGYIADAIGVATAFVIAGLTVVLVGLLSFFNRPIMDLGAERERR
- the sufC gene encoding Fe-S cluster assembly ATPase SufC: MLSIKNLHASVEDKQILKGLNLEVKAGEVHAIMGPNGAGKSTLGNVLAGRESYEVSAGSALLDGVDLLELSPEDRAREGLFLAFQYPVEIPGVSNINFLKTAVNDIREYKGLPPMEAKEFLQLVKEKQKLVEFSANLANRSLNEGFSGGEKKRNEIFQLAMLNPKLSILDETDSGLDIDALRIVANGVNQLRSKDNAFIVITHYQRLLDYIVPDFVHVLYNGRIVKSGPKELALELEEKGYDWLKEYDTQNA
- the sufD gene encoding Fe-S cluster assembly protein SufD → MSTLVSESLLQQVLGAFRDQELATEPAFFVETRQRAFERFEAAGFPTVKNEEWKYTNIHSIINKPYALDVDVDIEGLDFSAGEIPGLDAYRIILVNGQYVLAVSELEKVKGLTVIPMDAAVDEPAFRTHFAQYADKSDNIMVALNTAAFTNGVFIHLKKGVVLDKPIQIIHVAMGQEDFFAQTRNLVVVEPNAEFELIESFITADGAANNVHNKVSEIVVQENAKVQHYYLQVADSVSRYFNHTEVYQEKYSLYNNYNCNFPGAAFIRNNINVRLDAENVESHLYGINLTAGDQLVDNHTIVDHLKPHCESYEWYKNITQDNSTAVFNGKIFVREDAQKTNAFQQNNNMLLSDHSAVYTKPQLEIFADDVKCSHGCTIGQFDNEALFYLRARGIGEESARVLLVHAFAFDVTTRFSNDVVRKYVEELVEESLKTN